One stretch of Coriobacteriia bacterium DNA includes these proteins:
- a CDS encoding peptidylprolyl isomerase codes for MPRQGDRVIVEYRGKLDDGTVFASTRDQGEPLEFTIGAGIMLPDFEMAIMNLNPGESVSIHVPAAQGYGMRDESLVISMPVTSLPNGEPLPVGAMLGIQGPDGEVMRVRVVEVNDDEVVLDCNHELAGEALNFDITLVDVEDDDVMEREKHAAGCACGCDRLQESLKAVK; via the coding sequence ATGCCACGACAAGGAGACCGCGTCATTGTCGAGTATCGCGGCAAGCTCGATGATGGTACCGTTTTCGCGAGTACCAGGGACCAGGGAGAGCCGCTCGAATTCACCATCGGGGCGGGCATCATGCTTCCGGACTTCGAGATGGCCATCATGAACCTCAACCCCGGCGAGTCGGTGAGCATTCACGTTCCCGCGGCGCAAGGCTATGGGATGCGCGACGAGAGCCTTGTGATATCGATGCCCGTGACCTCGCTTCCCAACGGCGAGCCGCTGCCCGTCGGGGCTATGCTCGGCATTCAGGGACCCGATGGCGAGGTTATGCGCGTGCGCGTTGTCGAGGTGAACGACGACGAGGTCGTCCTCGATTGCAATCACGAGCTTGCGGGCGAGGCGCTCAACTTCGACATCACGCTCGTGGATGTGGAGGATGACGATGTCATGGAGCGCGAGAAGCACGCTGCCGGCTGCGCATGCGGTTGCGATAGGCTGCAGGAGTCGTTGAAAGCCGTCAAATAG